The genomic DNA TCGGCGGCCGTGGGCTTCATTTCCCTGTTCGGCGTGGCGGTCATGAGCGGCGTCCTGATTGTGTCGGAAATCAACCGCCTGCGCGAAGCCGAAGGCCTCGCGGTCAACGAAGCCATTTTTACCGGCGCGCGCAATCAGATGCGCCCCGTGCTGATGATGCTGGTTGTCGCGTTGTTGGGTATGATTCCCGCCGCGCGCGCCGTCGGCATCGGCTCGGACGTGCAGCGTCCGCTCGCAACCGTGGTCGTGGGCGGCCTGTTTTCGGCGCTCATCCTGACGCTGCTGGCGCTGCCCAGCCTGTACGCCGTCGTCGCCGGAGACAAAGCCGCGCCGGTCGTCGAGGAACCGCCCACGACATCACCGACGTGACCAAACGCCGAGGGGCCACCCCACGGACGGCGGCGCTACACTTGGGGCAAGGCATGCTGGCACAGGTACTTGAAAATGCCTTTCGACGAGAGAAATCCCAGTGGCTTTTCCTCGTCATCCACGATTGGCACGTGCCGGTACTTGTGCATCGCCATCAGGTTGAGCGCCTTGGCCAGCGTGTCGCCGTGACGCACGACGCCTGGGTTTGGCGTCATAATCGTGTCCACCGGCGTGGACTCCAGCTCCGTGATGCGGTTGGCAACCTTGTAGAGCATGTCGCGCTCGGTCACGATCCCGACCAGTTTTCCGCTGCGCACGACCATGGCGCAACCAAACCGCTTTTCCTGCATGGCGCGGAGCGTCGCCGCGATGGACGTGCCGACTTCCACCGTGATGGGTGGATAGGGAAACAGGCGGTCAATGGTGTCCTCAGCCAGCGATTGCTGGATGGGGAGTTCGGGTTCAGCCATCTCCACGGCCGTGAGGTCTGAACCGCAGGCTTCACAGGTTTCTGCGCCGGGTAGGTTTTCAAAACCACAAGCAGGACACTTCATGGCTGCCCTTCCTACAGATGAGGATGGCACGCACCGAACAAACCAGGTTGGCGACGTGCGATGCGTCAGCCTAGCATGCGGGGGCGGCAATCGTCACCACTGAAACTGTTCGATGGTGCCCAGCGCCAGCGCCAAGTTGATGCGCGCCGTCACATGCTGCGCCAGGGCGTTGACGCGCGCCGCCCGCGCCTGACTGAGCGCCGCTTGCGCGCGCGCAACTTCTAGGTTGTCCGTAACCCCGGCCGCAAAACGTTCCTCGGCCAGTTCCGCCTCGCGCTGCGCCAGTGTGACGCCCTGCTCGGCAACAGCCACTTGCTCGGCTGCCGTCGAGACGAGGATGAGCGCCAGCCGCGCGTCTTGTTCGACCTGCCGCTCAACATCGGCCACCTGTAACGCGCGTTGCCGCGCCCGGCTTTTTTCCGCCACCAGACGGCCAAAGGTCGCGCCACCGTTGAACACCGGCACGGTGATCCGTACGCCAAAGGTGCGGGTCGGCAGCGCGAACCGATTGGGACGGGTGCCGTTGATGCCGTAGTCGGCAAAGACTTCCACCGACGGCAACCATTCGGCGGACGTGGCCGCCTGCTCCTGGGCACCGGCTTCCTGCTGCGCCTGCGCCAACTTGATTTCCAGCCGACGCTGCTTGGCTTCGGTCAGCGCCGTAGCCTGGTCGGGCAAGGGGGTCGGGACGAAACGCAACTCGGCCGTGAGCGTCACCTCGGCCGCGGCCGGGAGCGCCGTCAATCGGCGCAGTCGGGCCAGGGCTTGTTCCAGTTCGGTCTGCGCCTGGGTGCGACGTGCCTCTTCCTCGGCCAGTTGGACGCCGGCCCGGACTACATCGAGTTGGGTCGCAAGTCCGGCGGTACGCTGCTCCTGGGCCAGGTTGACCAGCGCCCGCGCCGCCGCGATTTCACGGTCGGCGACCGTGACGACGGACTGGGCCCGCAGCACACCGAGATAGGCCATCAACACTTCGCCCGTCACTTGCTGGCGAACGAGCTGCGCCTCCAGCTCGGCGGCGCGCCGCGCCGTTTGACTTGCCCGGTAGCGCTGGATGGCTGACCAGTCAAAAAGCTGCTGTGTGAGCTGCAAACGCGCATCAAACGTATCAAACACGATGATCGAACGCAGCCCAGGGACGACATCGCCCAATCCCTGCGCCGCCAAGTTGATGGCGTTGCTGGCGCGCGTCGCCGTCCCGCTCAGGTTGGGCAGCAACGCCGCCCGTGCTTCCAGCGCGCGCCCACGCGCTTCCTCCCGGCGTTCGGCCGCGAGTTGGACGGCGGTCTCACCGGCCAGAGCCAATTCGATGGCCCGCTCCGGCGACAGCGAACGGGGAATGCCGCCGGACGGTGGATGAACCACGCCCGGAAGGGGCAGGCGGCGCGGTGGCGGTAGCTGCTGCGCCACGGACACGTTCACAAACCACCCGACCAGCAGAGCCAGGCACATGAGGCGATGCGTCATAACGAACATTCCTTTGGTTCGCGCTTGGCAGACTTCAATTGCGTGATTCGGACTCCACGGGCGACTTGGCCCTTGCAAAGCGTAGCCACCGCGACCAGCGTTGGCCCAGCCAGACACCCATATCGTCAAACAGGGCATAGAACGCCGGGACGGCCAGCAAGGTCAGCAACAGGCAAAGCGACTGACCACCGATCACCAGGACGGAAATCGAGCGATTCGTGCCTGCTCCGGGCCCCTGCGACAGCGCCAGCGGAATCATCCCGGCCACAAAGGCTAGGGTCGTCATCAAAATCGGACGTAGCCGGTCTCGGTTCGCCTGGACGATGGCCGCATCGCGCGCCCAGCCGGCCCGGCGGAGGCCGTTCATATGGTCAATCTGGAGAATGGCGTTTTTCTTGACGACGGCAAACAACACCATGACCCCCAACCCGACAAACAGGTTCACCGACTGCCCGGCAATCAGGAGCGAAAGCAACCCGAAGGGCAGCGCGAGCGGAAGCGTCAGCAGAATGGTGACCGGATGGATGAACGACTCGAACTGGGCCGCCAAGACGACGTACATAAAGACAAAGGTCAACCCAAACGCGATGGCAAAGTAGTAGGCCGACTCCGCCATATCCTTGGCGTCGCCGGCGAACACCCGCTCGTAACCCGGCGCAAGTTCCAGGGCATTGAAGGCGGCGTCAATTTGTTCGGTGGCGGCAGAAAGCGACGACCCCTGGGCGACGTTGGCCAGCACCGTGACATATCGCTGGCGATTGAGGCGCTCGATGGCAACCGGCCCTTGTCCTTCAATGAGTCGCGCGAGATTGGCCAGGGGAACGGTGCCGCCTTTTGCAGTCGGGACGGCAATCGAACCAAGCCGCTCCGGCAGACTGCGGAACGACTCTGGAGCGCGAAGTCGAATGCGCGGTTGGTCGGCGGCCTCGACGTTGGCTTCGGCCAGCGTCCCAAGCTCCATCCCGGCCACCAGAATGTTGAGCGTGGTGGCAACATCTTCGACGGCGACGCCGAGATCGTCCGCGCGTTGGCGGTCAAGCCTGACCCGCAGCTCAGGCACGCCCAACACCAGCGTCGAGTTGACGTCCACGACGCCGGGAATACCGCGCATTTCCTTCATCAAGGCTTCGGCATAGCCGGCCAGCCGGTCGAGTTCCGGCCCGCGCAAGACGTACTGAATGGTGGCGTTTTCATAGCCGCCACCGGAAAAGGGCGTAATTGGTTGCACGCTGAAGCGCGTTTGGTCGGCATAGCGCTTCAGTCGGTCGCGCGCCTGCCCAATCAGCTCCGCTTGCGTTTGGCTCCGCTCGGTCAGAGGCGC from Chloracidobacterium validum includes the following:
- a CDS encoding CBS domain-containing protein yields the protein MKCPACGFENLPGAETCEACGSDLTAVEMAEPELPIQQSLAEDTIDRLFPYPPITVEVGTSIAATLRAMQEKRFGCAMVVRSGKLVGIVTERDMLYKVANRITELESTPVDTIMTPNPGVVRHGDTLAKALNLMAMHKYRHVPIVDDEEKPLGFLSSKGIFKYLCQHALPQV
- a CDS encoding TolC family protein, whose product is MTHRLMCLALLVGWFVNVSVAQQLPPPRRLPLPGVVHPPSGGIPRSLSPERAIELALAGETAVQLAAERREEARGRALEARAALLPNLSGTATRASNAINLAAQGLGDVVPGLRSIIVFDTFDARLQLTQQLFDWSAIQRYRASQTARRAAELEAQLVRQQVTGEVLMAYLGVLRAQSVVTVADREIAAARALVNLAQEQRTAGLATQLDVVRAGVQLAEEEARRTQAQTELEQALARLRRLTALPAAAEVTLTAELRFVPTPLPDQATALTEAKQRRLEIKLAQAQQEAGAQEQAATSAEWLPSVEVFADYGINGTRPNRFALPTRTFGVRITVPVFNGGATFGRLVAEKSRARQRALQVADVERQVEQDARLALILVSTAAEQVAVAEQGVTLAQREAELAEERFAAGVTDNLEVARAQAALSQARAARVNALAQHVTARINLALALGTIEQFQW